TGATCCAGAAGCCGTGGAAGATCGCGGCGGGATCCGGGTAGGGCCCGTCGGTGACCGTCGGCGGGTCGGAGTCGAAGTCGACGACGAAACCCTCCGCCGGATCGGTCAACCCCTCGCCGGCGAACAGTACCCCGGCGTTGATCAGTTCCTCGTTGTAGCGGCCCATCTGCTCGATGACCTCGTCGAAATCGATGTCGGCCGCAGCGGCCTCGGCGGCGGCGGTGGCCCGCATGATCATCATGTAACGCGGCATTGCCTCGTCCTCTCCGGTGTTGTCTTCATGCGCTGTCACAAGGGTCGACTCCCGCCGTGGGTGTTTCTCATCGCGCGGAGCGCGAGAAACCTTCCGGATCCGCGCCGGACGCCTTCGCCGGGACTGCGGCCGCGCGGGCCGCTGCTCGCACTTTCGCTGCGGGATCACCGGCTCGGCGGCGGCGGACGGGTTTGCCAGAAACGG
The window above is part of the Mycolicibacterium hassiacum DSM 44199 genome. Proteins encoded here:
- a CDS encoding YciI family protein, whose amino-acid sequence is MPRYMMIMRATAAAEAAAADIDFDEVIEQMGRYNEELINAGVLFAGEGLTDPAEGFVVDFDSDPPTVTDGPYPDPAAIFHGFWIIEVDSTDEAKAWARKVPVGPGVRIEVRRVSETSEFPLDNPWVRKEIQWKVELAEKLADKARAEAERFLAPRG